A genomic region of Raphanus sativus cultivar WK10039 chromosome 6, ASM80110v3, whole genome shotgun sequence contains the following coding sequences:
- the LOC108807220 gene encoding peroxidase 19: MHVLSLTSSLIFRFLFLISTFPISPAKPTASHPPALPRHRHRELSVDYYSKKCPQLESLVGSVTSQRFKEAPVSAPATIRLFFHDCFVEGCDGSILIETKKGGKKLAEREAVENKELREEGFESITKAKALVESHCPSRVSCSDILAIAARDFIHLAGGPYYQVKKGRWDGKISTATNVPPNIPRSNSTVDQLIKLFASKGLTVEDLVVLSGSHTIGFAHCKSFVDRLYDFKGTKRPDLNLNTRLLKELRMYCPSSGRSSRATLPLDATTPFAFDNGYYRGLGSNMGLLGSDQALFLDPRTKPIAVEMARDKQRFLKAFGDAMDKMGSIGVKRGRKHGEIRKDCRFFL; encoded by the exons ATGCATGTCTTATCTCTTACTTCCTCCTTAATATTCCGTTTTCTCTTCCTCATCTCCACATTTCCAATTTCTCCAGCTAAACCCACAGCCTCGCATCCCCCGGCACTGCCTCGCCACCGCCACAGAGAGCTATCCGTTGATTACTACTCCAAGAAATGTCCTCAGCTCGAAAGTCTTGTAGGCTCCGTCACTTCCCAGCGGTTCAAAGAAGCACCCGTCTCCGCCCCTGCCACTATTCGCCTCTTCTTCCACGACTGCTTTGTTgag GGTTGTGACGGGTCGATATTGATAGAAACCAAAAAGGGAGGCAAGAAACTAGCCGAAAGAGAGGCAGTTGAAAATAAGGAATTGAGAGAAGAAGGATTTGAGAGTATCACAAAGGCAAAGGCATTGGTTGAGTCTCATTGCCCTTCTCGTGTCTCTTGCTCTGATATTCTCGCCATCGCTGCCCGAGATTTCATCCACCTG GCAGGTGGACCGTACTATCAAGTGAAAAAAGGAAGGTGGGACGGCAAAATATCGACGGCAACGAACGTCCCTCCTAACATCCCTCGATCAAACTCCACGGTGGATCAACTCATCAAGCTCTTCGCGTCAAAAGGACTAACGGTAGAGGACCTCGTAGTCCTTTCTGGCTCCCACACAATCGGCTTCGCCCACTGCAAGAGTTTCGTTGATCGCCTCTACGACTTCAAAGGCACAAAACGACCCGACCTGAATCTCAACACAAGATTACTGAAGGAGCTCCGTATGTATTGCCCTTCCTCCGGCAGAAGCTCCCGTGCCACCCTTCCCCTCGACGCCACAACTCCGTTTGCGTTCGACAACGGGTATTACAGAGGTCTAGGAAGTAACATGGGCCTTCTCGGGTCGGACCAAGCCTTGTTTCTTGACCCGAGGACGAAGCCCATTGCAGTTGAGATGGCTAGAGATAAGCAGAGGTTTCTCAAGGCGTTTGGGGACGCTATGGATAAGATGGGTTCTATTGGTGTAAAGAGAGGGAGAAAACATGGGGAGATACGAAAGGATTGCCGTTTCTTTTTATAG